In one window of Tenacibaculum mesophilum DNA:
- a CDS encoding sulfite exporter TauE/SafE family protein: MMISLFLDVLSTNLYIVLLFFIVAVLYSSVGFGGGSSYLAVLALTGLLFTQIRATALLCNVMVVTGNVLLYMQQKQYNWKKVIPLTLFSIPMAFLGGYLRISQTFFFILLGFTLLFAAITMWSSNKVVTNSNKTTDLNIAKNAGYGGIIGFISGMVGIGGGIFLAPLLHLTNWDTPKKIAATASFFILVNSISGLIGQYVNPEFSIDWKLTSILLITVFIGGQIGSRMSNQFFNSTQLKKATAILIAFVSIRILIKYLY, encoded by the coding sequence ATGATGATATCTCTTTTTCTAGATGTTTTAAGTACTAATTTGTACATAGTCTTACTCTTTTTTATTGTGGCTGTTCTATACTCTTCTGTCGGATTTGGTGGTGGTTCCAGTTACTTGGCTGTTTTAGCACTCACTGGCTTACTTTTTACACAAATAAGAGCTACAGCATTACTTTGTAATGTAATGGTTGTTACAGGTAATGTTTTACTTTATATGCAACAAAAACAATATAATTGGAAAAAGGTTATTCCGCTTACTTTATTTAGTATTCCTATGGCTTTTTTGGGTGGCTATTTACGAATAAGTCAAACTTTTTTCTTTATTCTTTTAGGTTTCACACTACTTTTTGCTGCTATTACCATGTGGAGTTCAAACAAAGTAGTTACCAACAGCAATAAAACTACCGATTTAAACATAGCAAAAAATGCAGGTTATGGCGGAATTATTGGTTTTATTTCTGGAATGGTTGGAATTGGTGGTGGTATTTTCTTAGCTCCGTTACTTCATTTAACCAATTGGGACACTCCTAAAAAAATAGCTGCTACAGCAAGCTTTTTTATTTTAGTAAATTCTATATCTGGATTGATAGGTCAATATGTGAACCCTGAATTTTCTATCGACTGGAAGCTTACTTCTATTTTATTAATTACTGTTTTTATTGGTGGTCAAATTGGTAGTAGAATGAGTAACCAATTCTTTAATTCCACACAACTGAAAAAAGCAACCGCTATTCTAATTGCCTTTGTAAGTATTCGGATTTTAATTAAGTATTTATATTAG